The proteins below are encoded in one region of bacterium:
- a CDS encoding DNA repair protein RadC, protein MASVDPESIHFIREVAVRYVGRSARVVSAIRRPADVADFMRRVVRDDAREHFVALYLDGRHRPVAHQVVSIGTASASLVHPREVFQPAILVGACAAIVGHNHPSGDPSPSQEDRDVTHRLAQAGVLLGVPLLDSVVWTRAGDYTSIQELDSLLFDAAYPG, encoded by the coding sequence ATGGCAAGCGTCGATCCCGAGAGCATTCACTTCATCCGCGAGGTCGCGGTCCGTTACGTTGGGCGTTCGGCCCGCGTGGTGTCTGCCATCCGACGGCCGGCCGACGTCGCCGACTTCATGCGCCGCGTGGTCCGGGATGATGCGCGTGAGCACTTCGTGGCGCTCTACTTGGACGGCCGCCACCGGCCGGTCGCCCACCAGGTGGTATCCATCGGCACTGCCTCGGCCTCCCTCGTTCACCCGCGTGAGGTCTTCCAGCCGGCCATCCTCGTCGGTGCCTGCGCGGCAATCGTGGGCCACAACCACCCGTCGGGTGATCCCTCCCCGAGCCAGGAGGACCGCGACGTGACCCACCGGCTCGCCCAGGCGGGCGTGCTCCTCGGCGTCCCTTTGCTCGACAGCGTCGTGTGGACACGTGCTGGTGACTACACATCAATTCAGGAACTCGATTCGTTGTTGTTCGACGCTGCGTACCCCGGGTAG